The Argopecten irradians isolate NY chromosome 6, Ai_NY, whole genome shotgun sequence genome has a window encoding:
- the LOC138326522 gene encoding uncharacterized protein codes for MHSTILLIRYFVCVLKITAESETMVLRSSVAESETMVLRSSAAESETMILRSSAAESETMVLRSFVVESETMVLRSSAAESETMVLRSSAAESETMVLRSSAAESETMVLRSSVAESETMVLRSSAAESETMVLRSSAAESETMVLRSSAAESETMMLRSSAAESETMVLRSSAAESETMVLRSSAAESETMVLRSSAAESETMVLRSSAAESETMMLRSSVAESETMVLRSSAAESETMMLRSSVDIVNVSL; via the coding sequence ATGCATTCCACCATTTTGCTCATCCGCTACTTTGTCTGTGTCCTTAAAATAACTGCTGAAAGCGAGACTATGGTGTTACGTTCCAGTGTTGCTGAAAGCGAGACTATGGTGTTACGTTCCAGTGCTGCTGAAAGCGAGACTATGATATTACGTTCCAGTGCTGCTGAAAGCGAGACTATGGTGTTACGTTCCTTTGTTGTTGAAAGCGAGACTATGGTGTTACGTTCCAGTGCTGCTGAAAGCGAGACTATGGTGTTACGTTCCAGTGCTGCTGAAAGCGAGACTATGGTGTTACGTTCCAGTGCTGCTGAAAGCGAGACTATGGTGTTACGTTCCAGTGTTGCTGAAAGCGAGACTATGGTGTTACGTTCCAGTGCTGCTGAAAGCGAGACTATGGTGTTACGTTCCAGTGCTGCTGAAAGCGAGACTATGGTGTTACGTTCCAGTGCTGCTGAAAGCGAGACTATGATGTTACGTTCCAGTGCTGCTGAAAGCGAGACTATGGTGTTACGTTCCAGTGCTGCTGAAAGCGAGACTATGGTGTTACGTTCCAGTGCTGCTGAAAGCGAGACTATGGTGTTACGTTCCAGTGCTGCTGAAAGCGAGACTATGGTGTTACGTTCCAGTGCTGCTGAAAGCGAGACTATGATGTTACGTTCCAGTGTTGCTGAAAGCGAGACTATGGTGTTACGTTCCAGTGCTGCTGAAAGCGAGACTATGATGTTACGTTCCAGTGTGGACATCGTCAACGTTTCACTTTAA
- the LOC138326523 gene encoding uncharacterized protein: protein MCLKYGLLFMVITLNCDGVQSNSLWPPKLLGKLKPEEKAQPLPPPTKHLGASDVNPCIRNGCKIFGPLCEHGKCTESVSLNSCQWMCSCEPGWRGYLCEEMDTDNSLSKGAQGTIKPKPPTIKIPWPKLTLATKSITTTSTTTTTIPPTTTVNGHSDVTQTSTVTPTTGTDRPVTTTVTDRPVKTTGTDRPVSSTGTDRPVTTTGTDRPVTTTDTNQPVTTTGTDRPVTTTDTNQPVTTTGTDQPVTTTSSAANDVGSEAFSTTKAANNKHETITNNPLSRTTTETKLSVKTSATTYLRIESSSTVPSTSTGTTLTGTTLTSSDHTNGADEPQKSSTLSSESVQEISTIKPETTGSFTPANSVTNRSQPTKSTDQIKPSTKESQIGVKSTIVSQPGNQNLTLTADKPTLATTSMPHSVTRSSIGSTTNDLDTTTIGKVKQNSPVVTAGHITPDAQQTQTSSTLKPTAVSSALNIARSSLSPDVSTSKLITTSTKTSHSSQTSSLASPSSTVQEPSTTVLISTTSVSQPPTTQSTTTPTSQSSSTKTPSTTTLLSTTSESKSPATTQTPSTTGGSQPSTTKQTPSTTNGDQPLTTKTPSTSASLSSTTSGQSATTQTPSSTAILSTMRGVQTSIVRTTKGLLVQNKKPSPEEVVLFPPRLIGRRRQPAISATLNRKSKFSSKEETVVLPETFTNSNKKLRTTPKPILETKDSVHRTILNDIKKMHTFFSNLKGNARNTLPDDKTI, encoded by the exons ATGTGTCTGAAATATGGATTATTATTTATGGTGATTACTTTGAACTGTGACGGAGTACAATCAAATTCTTTGTGGCCGCCAAAGTTATTAGGGAAGCTTAAACCCGAGGAAAAGGCGCAGCCACTGCCGCCACCGACAAAACATCTTGGCGCTAGCGACGTCAACCCGTGCATCAGAAACGGGTGTAAGATATTCGGACCTCTGTGTGAACACGGAAAGTGTACAGAGTCTGTATCTCTCAACTCTTGCCAGTGGATGTGCAGTTGTGAGCCAGGATGGAGAGGTTACTTGTGTGAGGAAATGGACACAGATAACTCTCTATCCAAAGGAGCACAAGGGACCATCAAACCGAAACCTCCCACCATAAAAATACCCTGGCCAAAGTTAACGTTAGCTACGAAATCTATAACAACTACAAGTACAACAACGACAACTATTCCGCCAACGACAACTGTGAATGGTCATTCAGATGTGACTCAAACGTCAACAGTTACACCAACTACCGGTACAGACCGACCAGTAACAACTACCGTTACAGACCGACCAGTAAAAACTACCGGTACAGACCGACCAGTATCATCTACCGGTACAGACCGACCAGTAACAACTACCGGTACAGACCGACCAGTAACAACTACCGATACAAACCAACCGGTAACAACTACCGGTACAGACCGACCAGTAACAACTACCGATACAAACCAACCGGTAACAACTACCGGTACAGACCAACCGGTAACAACCACCAGTTCA GCTGCAAATGACGTCGGTTCTGAAGCTTTTTCTACAACTAAAGCTGCAAATAACAAGCATGAAACAATCACAAATAATCCACTTTCGAGGACAACTACGGAAACCAAATTGTCAGTTAAAACCAGTGCAACGACGTATTTACGAATCGAAAGTTCATCAACGGTTCCTTCTACGTCGACAGGGACTACGCTGACAGGCACTACGTTGACTAGCTCGGACCATACAAATGGTGCCGATGAACCCCAAAAGTCGTCGACTCTATCATCAGAAAGTGTGCAAGAGATATCTACAATTAAACCTGAAACAACAGGTTCATTTACCCCAGCGAACTCCGTCACAAACCGTTCTCAACCCACCAAATCTACTGATCAAATCAAACCTTCCACAAAAGAAAGTCAAATTGGTGTCAAATCTACAATTGTGTCACAACCAGGGAATCAAAATTTGACGCTTACCGCCGATAAACCTACCTTAGCAACAACCTCAATGCCTCATTCGGTGACAAGAAGTAGTATTGGATCTACAACAAATGATCTAGATACCACTACGATTGGTAAGGTAAAACAGAACTCCCCTGTAGTGACCGCAGGGCATATCACACCGGATGCTCAGCAAACACAAACTTCATCAACTCTGAAGCCGACAGCCGTGAGTTCAGCTCTTAACATCGCAAGGTCATCTTTATCACCTGACGTATCGACCTCAAAGCTAATCACTACTTCGACAAAAACATCACATTCTAGCCAGACGTCATCCCTCGCTTCGCCGTCGTCTACAGTACAAGAGCCGTCAACAACGGTATTGATATCGACTACAAGTGTTAGCCAACCTCCAACGACGCAATCAACAACAACGCCTACTAGCCAGTCTTCATCAACAAAAACGCCATCAACGACAACCCTTTTATCAACAACTAGTGAAAGCAAATCTCCAGCAACAACGCAAACACCGTCGACAACTGGTGGTAGTCAGCCTTCAACCACAAAACAAACACCATCAACAACGAATGGTGACCAGCCTTTAACAACAAAAACACCATCAACATCGGCATCTTTGTCATCTACAACTAGTGGCCAGTCTGCAACGACACAAACGCCATCATCAACAGCCATTTTGTCAACGATGCGTGGTGTGCAAACTTCTATTGTGAGAACTACAAAGGGTTTGTTAGTTCAAAACAAAAAGCCATCTCCAGAGGAAGTCGTACTATTTCCTCCACGGCTAATAGGAAGGAGACGACAACCTGCCATATCAGCAACGCTTAATAGAAAATCCAAGTTTTCAAGCAAAGAGGAAACAGTTGTGTTACCTGAAACATTTacaaattcaaacaaaaaacTCCGTACGACCCCAAAACCAATCTTAGAAACAAAAGACTCAGTTCATCGAACAATTCTTAATGATATCAAAAAAATGCATACGTTTTTCTCAAATCTCAAAGGGAATGCTAGGAACACATTACCGGATGACAAGACAATTTAA